AACATGAAAAGCGGCACCCTTGGACGGCTGTTGGTCGCTGGTTTGTGTCATCTTGTTCATTCGATGCGGAATCCTTTTTTAATCGCCAGGGAAACCAGGATCAGCATGACAAAGAAGGTCAGTTCCCATCCGCGGGCCCAGGACGGCCCGACAGAAATGATTTCCTGTGGCGGAAGGTCAAAACGGATCTGCTGGATGGCGGTGTCATCGGGCAGATAACCTGCCGGATTACCGATAAGGGTGTTCCACCACTGTTTATGGCCGATCACGGGGACCGGGGCCTGAAGCGGAATGACCACGTCGCTTTGACCGTTATCGGTGCTGGTCGAAACCCGGACAATCGGGCAGGCACCGCCATTTTCCGATACCGGGCGAGCGCCGATCTGTTCGACATTGGCATTTTCGGGCATGGCCGAAATGGTTGTCTGGGTGCCGGGCATGGGGCAGCTATAGCCATATTGCCCATCCAGCCAGACCAGCATTGCCAGTGCGGGCAGGGAGGCGACAACCGCCGGGATTAGGATAACACCTACAAGTTTCAGGGAATGTCCCAACTGGGCTTTTGCCAGGCGCATGCCCTCGCCAAAGTCTTCGCCGTCATCATCGGCCATGGCCTTGCGTGAATCGGCAACATCGGCTTTTACCTTTTTGATGCGCTTTTGCGGGGAGAGCACCGCATAAAGTGCCATCGAGATAATGGCGCAGATTACCGACCAGGCGATGATGCGGCCCAGCGGGCCGAGTTGGTCGGCCATAAGGGCGTCAAGCCAGTCAAAGGCGGGGGCGGGCCAGTCAAAAATTCCCATGGGACTTACCGAATTCCTGTTGGCTTATGAGCTGTGCTGATCAGATTTGGCGGTGCTGGCATGTGCCGTCTGGCTGCCAGCAGCATTTTTGCGGCGCTTGTTGCGCATCATTTTGCGGATCGGCCACATCAGCACAAAGCCAATGGCAACACCGACAGCCGCGATAACAGCCCAAAGTGCGCTGAGCAGGCTAAGACCGGCACCCGGTCCGACATAGGCCTGTGCAGGCATGGCGGTCAGAAGCGGGGTCAGTGCGATTACGGCACCGGCAATGCTTAATGTTTTAAGGGTCGGCTTCATTGGTCTTCTCCTTTCGTGGGGGAAGAAAACAGCGCGGCGCGTTCATCAGAAATGCGCTCGGCCTGTGAAACGATGGGGATTAGTTTTTCGTCGGTTTTTTCGGGGTTATCGCGGCGGATGGGGTTATAGAATTCCCATACAACGTCGCCATCCTTGTTGATCTCGAACAACCGCCCACCGGTGGATTCCGTAATCAGGGTGTTGCCATTGGGCAGGCGTTCCTGATCGGACCGGATGTCGCTATAGAAAAAGTTGTCTTTGTTGCCGTCATATTCCCAGGTGATGCCACCGGTTTTGGGATCAAACTGCAGAACGCGTGACATACCGGCTTCGGGGTCATCAAGCTGGCCCTGATTGTCAAAAAGCAGGATATCGCCATTTGGCAGAAGGTCCGGGTCATGCTGGCCCAGCCAGGAACCACGGGTCGCCCAGACGATTTTTTCCTGTTCCAGATCCAGCACTGCAATGATGCCAAGATCCCGGAAAGACAGCAGAACATCGCCTTCTTTGCCATAGGGGAAATTCTGCGCTGTTTCGGCGGTGATGACCTCGATCGTGTTGGTGTGCAGCACGTCATCCTTGGAATAATACGGCACAAAGTCGATCAGGTGGTCATAGGGTGAATTGATGATGGCATCGAGGACCGATACCTTTTTCAATTCCTTGCCTTCTGGCGACAGAACAACGGCAAAGTCATCCAGGCGCGGCGGTTTTAACTGGTTGCGGTACTGATAGGTGTTGTTGCGAAATTCCTGGGTCAGGGCATAAACCTTGCCGTCCTTATCGACGGAAAAGTCATGATGGGCGGTGCCCAGATAGCCCCAGACAACATTTGAATCCTTGTCGATCCGTGCCAGACCATAGCCATAGGGCGTGTCGCCCGCAGCGGTATATTGCACGATCAGATCGCCGTTGGGCTGCATCTTGGCGGTGTGCCAGTGCATATATTCGTCTTTTTGCGGGTTTTTGATCGGCGAGGTATCGTTATAGATTTTGCTAAACGGGGTGTTCCATTCGTGAACGATATTGCCTTTCATATCGATCAGCACGGCATGGGGGCCATCGCCCGATGAATAGAGCGTCAAACCGTTTTCAGCACGGTTTTCGTCATAGACCGTAACGCCCTTTTTGTCGTTACGTGCCGGTGCCCAGAAATCCAGGCGGCCAATATCGTTATACTGGGTTTCCTTTTCCCACAGGGCGACACCGGCAGACCACGCATTGCGCAGATATTGCGACGGCGGGACTTCGGCCAGCATAACGCCAGCGCCCACGGAAAAGCTGATAGCAGCGATGCCAACGACAAAAATGGCAAAAAAGCCACGATCACCACCATCATCCTCGGACGAGGGTGGGGTCTGGTTTTCTTTTTCTGGTGACGGCACGCCTAAAACCTCCGATTTCTTAGATGCTTGCAGGGTAATGACGGCGCTGGGCAATATTACGGCTAATCACCGGGTAAATAGGGCTTTTTGGCCGCTTTTTGCCCCCATTTCGCCAAATAGTTTAATTTTTGCGGTGTTTTACGCGGCTGTTCTTTTTTAATTTGCAGTGCATGGACACAACGCCATTTCGAGATGTTTAATCGATGTCTAAGTTTTTGAAATACGGTAAAAAATGCAGTGGCATATGCTAATATTGCATTGCAGGGCAGGGCGGCTTTATCGGCCAAAATAAAAGCCCTGCCGCCAGCGAATGGCGATGCAGGGCTTTTTGCCTTTGGGGCGGGGTAAAAACACCCGATTTTGGGTTATTTTTGCCGTTTGGGCTGATGAATGAGCGATTCTAGTGGGGGATCGGGGGTAAATTTTACCTTTTTGGTCACGATATAGGTGAAATAGCGGTCGATTCCGATGCCTGCGATCAATAAACGGTCAATCAGGCGCTGATAGGAATCGACATCGCGGCACAGAATTTTCAGCATGTAATCAACGCCGCCGCCCAGTGCGAAACATTCGATGATTTCGGGAATATCCTGAACGGCACGTTCAAAGGTGGCGAAATCCTCGTGCTGGTGATGGCGCAGGGTGACTTCGGTC
The window above is part of the Thalassospira marina genome. Proteins encoded here:
- a CDS encoding Lrp/AsnC family transcriptional regulator, with product MIRLDEQDLKILLTLQREGRITKVKLAEAVNLSPSPCWERLKRLEDLGVISGYHARINLEELARPTMVLTEVTLRHHQHEDFATFERAVQDIPEIIECFALGGGVDYMLKILCRDVDSYQRLIDRLLIAGIGIDRYFTYIVTKKVKFTPDPPLESLIHQPKRQK
- a CDS encoding arylsulfotransferase family protein, translated to MPSPEKENQTPPSSEDDGGDRGFFAIFVVGIAAISFSVGAGVMLAEVPPSQYLRNAWSAGVALWEKETQYNDIGRLDFWAPARNDKKGVTVYDENRAENGLTLYSSGDGPHAVLIDMKGNIVHEWNTPFSKIYNDTSPIKNPQKDEYMHWHTAKMQPNGDLIVQYTAAGDTPYGYGLARIDKDSNVVWGYLGTAHHDFSVDKDGKVYALTQEFRNNTYQYRNQLKPPRLDDFAVVLSPEGKELKKVSVLDAIINSPYDHLIDFVPYYSKDDVLHTNTIEVITAETAQNFPYGKEGDVLLSFRDLGIIAVLDLEQEKIVWATRGSWLGQHDPDLLPNGDILLFDNQGQLDDPEAGMSRVLQFDPKTGGITWEYDGNKDNFFYSDIRSDQERLPNGNTLITESTGGRLFEINKDGDVVWEFYNPIRRDNPEKTDEKLIPIVSQAERISDERAALFSSPTKGEDQ